GCTGACCGGCGCCGACCCGGGGTCGCGGTGCTCAGGGGGTGCCGGTGCGTCCGGCGATCCGGGCCCCACGCCGCCGCATCCAGCGGAGCGCCGCCCTCGCGACCGCTCCGGCGCCGCCCTCGGCGAGCTCCTGTCCCACCCGCCGGAGCAGCCGGTCGGCCCGCGCCACCGGGGGTGGAGCGGTGGCCGCCACCGGCACCGGCACCTCCACGCCGCCGGCCCGGCGGTCGGGTGCGTGCGACGGGGCGGCGCAGAAGGCGAGCAGCGGCGCGGCCGTCCGCGACCAGGTGAGCGAGCGCGCGTGCTCCGCCACCCGCCCCGAGATCTCGGCCCGGAGCCCGGGGTCGGCGAGCCGGCGCAGCGCCGACGCCACCGCGCCGGGGTCGCCGGGGGACACGGTGATCCCCAGGCGGGAGGCCTCGACGGTGTCGGCGAGGGCGTCGCCGGCGGTGCAGAGGATGGGGAGTCCGGCCCAGAGGTAGTCGAGCACCCGGGTGCGGAAGGCGAACCGCGACTCGACGTGGAGGCGGTGGGTGGTGACCCCGACGTCGGCCTCGAGCAGCCAGTCGGCGCGCTGCTCGTACGGCACCCACTCCTCGTTGAAGAACACGTGGCGGCCGGTCAGCCCGAGCTCGTCGGAGAGGCTGCGGGTCTCCTCGACCACGCGCATGACGCCCACCGACGGGTTGGGATGGCGG
This genomic interval from Candidatus Dormiibacterota bacterium contains the following:
- a CDS encoding glycosyltransferase, whose amino-acid sequence is RHPNPSVGVMRVVEETRSLSDELGLTGRHVFFNEEWVPYEQRADWLLEADVGVTTHRLHVESRFAFRTRVLDYLWAGLPILCTAGDALADTVEASRLGITVSPGDPGAVASALRRLADPGLRAEISGRVAEHARSLTWSRTAAPLLAFCAAPSHAPDRRAGGVEVPVPVAATAPPPVARADRLLRRVGQELAEGGAGAVARAALRWMRRRGARIAGRTGTP